In Drosophila yakuba strain Tai18E2 chromosome 2R, Prin_Dyak_Tai18E2_2.1, whole genome shotgun sequence, a single genomic region encodes these proteins:
- the LOC6531566 gene encoding uncharacterized protein LOC6531566 — protein sequence MTPGWLVIVLGCVGQLSAQILNITHSRDLKLLEGRLLRVLSRLNQEEEFNTLLVYGKECVFHSLLRNLEIPAVTVQSGSTDYDWNFSTATLVLSCGYDAENEQNSYTLLKLQMARRLIYLDGNSEPEAVCMKYSLKEQHNIAMVKWDFDQSDTFYSCRFFQAPNYVEGHFFKDQPIYIENFKNMRGATIRTAPDSVVPRTMVYRDKRSGETKMFGHLAHMMNTYAQRLNAKLQFINITEFGVKKASVMDIMKWAKEDVVDIGTALASSLQFRNLDTIWYPYLLTGYCLMVPVPAKMPYNLVYSMIVDPLVLSIIFVMLCLFSVLIIYTQHLSWKNLTLANVLLNDKSLRGLLGQSFPFPPNPSKHLKLIIFVLCFASVMITTMYEAYLQSYFTQPPSEPNIQSFRDIGNSSLKMAISRMEVDVLTSLNNSDFREIAEDHLLIFDDISEQLTLRDSFNTSFIFPVSVDRWHGYEEQQKLFAEPAFYLASDLCFNQFMLFSPPLRRYLPHRHLFEDHMMQQHEFGLVKFWKSQSVIEMVKLGLASMEDLSKQRNVEESLLLDDISWILKLYLGAMLISSGCFLLEILRCGERCKRLWQCRL from the coding sequence ATGACTCCTGGCTGGCTAGTCATTGTTCTTGGCTGCGTTGGACAGTTGAGTGCCCAGATCCTTAATATTACTCATAGCAGAGATCTAAAGTTGTTGGAAGGTAGACTGCTTCGAGTACTCTCGAGACTAAACCAGGAGGAGGAGTTCAATACTTTGTTGGTCTACGGAAAGGAATGCGTGTTCCATTCGTTATTGAGGAACCTCGAGATACCCGCAGTCACTGTACAATCAGGAAGTACCGATTATGACTGGAACTTTAGTACAGCAACCCTAGTACTAAGCTGTGGATATGATGCGGAAAATGAACAGAATTCGTACACCCTACTGAAGTTGCAGATGGCCAGGCGTCTGATTTATCTAGATGGGAATAGTGAGCCCGAAGCTGTTTGCATGAAGTACTCCTTGAAGGAGCAGCATAACATAGCCATGGTCAAGTGGGACTTCGATCAATCGGATACCTTCTATTCCTGTCGCTTCTTTCAGGCACCAAACTATGTAGAAGGCCACTTCTTCAAGGACCAGCCTATCTACATTGAGAACTTTAAGAACATGCGTGGTGCTACTATAAGAACTGCGCCAGATAGTGTGGTGCCACGAACCATGGTCTATCGCGATAAAAGATCTGGTGAGACTAAGATGTTTGGTCACCTGGCACACATGATGAACACCTATGCCCAGAGACTGAATGCCAAATTgcagtttataaatataacgGAGTTCGGGGTCAAGAAGGCCAGTGTCATGGATATAATGAAATGGGCTAAGGAGGATGTTGTGGACATTGGCACGGCACTGGCCAGTTCTTTGCAGTTTAGGAATTTGGATACCATCTGGTATCCTTACCTGCTCACTGGCTACTGTCTAATGGTGCCAGTTCCTGCCAAGATGCCCTACAATCTGGTGTACTCGATGATAGTGGATCCCCTGGTTCTGAGCATCATCTTCGTCATGTTGTGTCTCTTCTCCGTTCTGATAATCTACACGCAACATTTGTCCTGGAAGAACCTCACCCTGGCCAACGTCCTGCTGAACGACAAAAGTTTACGAGGCCTTTTGGGTCAATCGTTTCCATTTCCGCCGAATCCGAGCAAGCACCTCAAGCTGATCATCTTTGTCCTGTGCTTTGCCAGCGTTATGATCACCACCATGTATGAGGCCTACCTGCAGTCGTATTTCACTCAGCCTCCATCCGAGCCAAACATTCAATCCTTTCGAGACATTGGAAACTCCTCACTTAAAATGGCAATCAGCAGGATGGAAGTGGATGTCCTCACCTCCCTGAACAACTCAGATTTTCGGGAAATAGCCGAAGATCATTTGCTGATTTTCGACGACATTTCCGAACAACTAACCCTGCGCGACTCCTTTAACACAAGTTTCATATTCCCGGTATCCGTGGATCGTTGGCATGGCtacgaggagcagcagaagctaTTCGCTGAACCCGCCTTTTACCTGGCCAGCGATCTCTGTTTCAATCAGTTCATGCTGTTCAGTCCCCCGTTGCGACGCTACTTGCCCCATCGACATCTATTCGAAGACCACATGATGCAGCAGCATGAGTTTGGCCTGGTGAAATTCTGGAAGAGTCAAAGCGTCATCGAAATGGTCAAGCTTGGTCTGGCATCCATGGAGGACCTTAGTAAGCAGAGAAATGTTGAGGAGAGCCTTTTGCTGGACGATATCTCATGGATACTAAAGCTGTATCTGGGAGCCATGTTAATTAGTAGTGGTTGCTTTTTATTGGAGATATTGCGTTGCGGAGAGAGATGCAAACGGCTATGGCAGTGCAGACTGTaa